In the genome of Euzebya sp., one region contains:
- the ftsE gene encoding cell division ATP-binding protein FtsE — protein MIRFAHVSKTYKKTIHALEDVSVEIGKGEFVFLVGASGSGKSTFIKLLLKDVEPDDGEIVVAGKKLNGMRPWRVPAFRRELGCVFQDFKLLESKTVYENVAFAQEVIGHTPAQIRVDVPDALEVVGLSHKHDAMPNELSGGEQQRVSIARAIVNRPRIMLCDEPTGNLDPETSVGIMKLIDQINRAGTTILMATHDSHIVDSMRKRVVELQNGHMVRDQVRGTYGYAG, from the coding sequence ATGATCCGATTCGCGCACGTCTCCAAGACGTACAAGAAGACCATCCACGCCCTCGAGGACGTCTCCGTCGAGATCGGCAAGGGCGAGTTCGTGTTCCTCGTCGGCGCCTCCGGGTCGGGGAAGAGCACGTTCATCAAGCTGCTGCTGAAGGACGTCGAGCCCGACGACGGCGAGATCGTCGTGGCCGGCAAGAAGCTCAACGGGATGCGGCCCTGGCGGGTGCCGGCGTTCCGCCGCGAGCTCGGGTGCGTCTTCCAGGACTTCAAGCTGCTCGAGTCGAAGACGGTCTACGAGAACGTCGCCTTCGCCCAGGAGGTCATCGGGCACACGCCGGCCCAGATCCGCGTCGACGTGCCGGACGCGCTCGAGGTCGTCGGCCTCAGCCACAAGCACGACGCGATGCCGAACGAGCTGTCCGGCGGTGAGCAGCAGCGCGTCTCCATCGCCCGCGCCATCGTCAACCGGCCGCGGATCATGCTGTGCGACGAGCCCACGGGGAACCTCGACCCCGAGACCTCGGTCGGGATCATGAAGCTGATCGACCAGATCAACCGGGCGGGGACGACGATCCTGATGGCGACCCACGACAGCCACATCGTCGACTCGATGCGCAAGCGCGTCGTCGAGCTGCAGAACGGCCACATGGTCCGCGACCAGGTGCGCGGCACCTACGGGTACGCGGGGTAG
- a CDS encoding murein hydrolase activator EnvC produces MPAWQRLLTAFALAAVLLPASLPLPADAQSQSDLDEVESQIDEAEAERERLDGERQAQLDQLDAILAEQQALQAELDALSAELATAQGELDDRERILAATTAELEATEQRLADTRDQLDRQEQTYESRVRQSYISARADQTLPVFNARNAAEFAQASTYLQAIVSRDRAGYEEIDVLRRRIEADEAELERLRGQQDADREAAQAERDRVAELVDAQAAVVAQVEAQAEEKRTVLAGIEADRDAADALVADLEAESARIEQELAAAAAAAAEAAAQQEALAQAGSAGGGSTSSSPGGSAGVATGGRFIMPVGGRISSEFGYRVHPISGARRLHAGMDIAAGSGTPIGAAGAGTVIFAGWRGGYGNCIIIDHGGGIATLYGHQSSLAASVGQSVSAGQVIGYVGSTGYSTGPHLHWEVRVNGSPTNPRGYI; encoded by the coding sequence ATGCCCGCATGGCAGCGACTCCTGACCGCGTTCGCGCTGGCGGCTGTGCTGCTGCCCGCGTCCCTCCCCCTGCCCGCGGACGCCCAATCGCAGTCCGACCTCGACGAGGTCGAGTCCCAGATCGACGAGGCCGAGGCCGAACGGGAGCGCCTCGACGGCGAGCGGCAGGCCCAGCTCGACCAGCTCGACGCGATCCTCGCCGAGCAGCAGGCGCTGCAGGCCGAGCTCGACGCGTTGAGCGCCGAGCTCGCCACCGCCCAGGGGGAGCTCGACGACCGGGAGCGGATCCTCGCCGCGACGACCGCCGAGCTCGAGGCCACGGAGCAGCGGCTCGCCGACACCCGCGACCAGCTGGACCGCCAGGAGCAGACCTACGAGTCCCGGGTCCGCCAGTCCTACATCTCCGCCCGGGCGGACCAGACCCTGCCGGTCTTCAACGCCCGGAACGCGGCGGAGTTCGCGCAGGCGAGCACCTACCTGCAGGCGATCGTGTCCCGCGACCGGGCGGGTTACGAGGAGATCGACGTCCTCCGCCGCCGCATCGAGGCGGACGAGGCCGAGCTCGAGCGGCTCCGCGGCCAGCAGGACGCCGACCGCGAGGCCGCGCAGGCCGAGCGCGACCGGGTCGCCGAGCTCGTCGACGCCCAGGCCGCCGTGGTCGCCCAGGTCGAGGCCCAGGCGGAGGAGAAGCGCACCGTCCTGGCGGGGATCGAGGCGGACCGGGACGCCGCGGACGCCCTCGTCGCCGACCTCGAGGCCGAGTCCGCCCGCATCGAGCAGGAGCTCGCCGCCGCCGCAGCCGCCGCGGCGGAGGCCGCCGCCCAGCAGGAGGCGCTCGCCCAGGCCGGCTCCGCCGGCGGCGGATCGACCTCCTCGAGCCCGGGCGGGTCAGCGGGCGTCGCCACCGGCGGGCGGTTCATCATGCCGGTCGGCGGGCGGATCTCCTCGGAGTTCGGCTACCGGGTCCACCCGATCTCCGGTGCCCGCCGCCTGCACGCCGGCATGGACATCGCCGCCGGTTCCGGCACGCCCATCGGGGCCGCCGGCGCCGGCACCGTGATCTTCGCCGGCTGGCGGGGTGGCTACGGCAACTGCATCATCATCGACCACGGCGGGGGCATCGCGACCCTCTACGGCCACCAGTCGAGCCTCGCAGCCAGCGTGGGCCAGAGCGTCTCGGCGGGCCAGGTCATCGGCTACGTCGGCTCCACCGGCTACTCCACCGGCCCCCACCTGCACTGGGAGGTCCGGGTCAACGGGTCGCCCACGAACCCGCGCGGCTACATCTAG
- a CDS encoding SIMPL domain-containing protein (The SIMPL domain is named for its presence in mouse protein SIMPL (signalling molecule that associates with mouse pelle-like kinase). Bacterial member BP26, from Brucella, was shown to assemble into a channel-like structure, while YggE from E. coli has been associated with resistance to oxidative stress.), whose product MAEIIVRGRAEARLDPTEASLTITVQARAAGSQSEAVALCARRAAEVDEAVDARRGGVVRRALTSSVRTGPEWDHTPRQGRQLRGYVATRTTDLACAPDGEALTALAGDLAAMVDVQVAGPRWSVAADAEGWDRIRAAAAVDARRRAGAYAEGLGLAVGRVVWLSEPGLRGDDGPQRRGATFQAEAMMSRSAMADGGDEEPLVVRIVPEPVAVVVELEAAFDLG is encoded by the coding sequence ATGGCCGAGATCATCGTGCGGGGTCGGGCCGAGGCCCGGCTGGACCCGACCGAGGCGTCGCTGACCATCACGGTCCAGGCGCGGGCGGCGGGCAGCCAGTCGGAGGCGGTCGCGCTGTGCGCCCGCCGGGCGGCCGAGGTGGACGAGGCGGTGGACGCCCGTCGCGGTGGGGTCGTCCGCCGGGCGCTGACGTCCTCGGTGCGGACCGGGCCGGAGTGGGACCACACCCCCCGGCAGGGCCGCCAGCTGCGCGGGTACGTGGCCACGCGCACCACCGACCTGGCCTGCGCGCCGGACGGTGAGGCGCTGACCGCGCTCGCCGGCGACCTCGCCGCGATGGTCGACGTGCAGGTCGCCGGGCCGCGGTGGTCCGTCGCCGCCGATGCGGAGGGGTGGGACCGGATCCGCGCCGCAGCCGCGGTCGACGCGCGACGGCGTGCCGGCGCCTACGCCGAGGGGTTGGGGCTCGCGGTCGGACGGGTGGTGTGGCTGTCCGAGCCCGGTCTCCGCGGCGACGACGGACCCCAGCGGCGCGGGGCGACGTTCCAGGCCGAGGCCATGATGAGCCGGTCCGCCATGGCCGACGGCGGCGACGAGGAGCCCCTCGTGGTGCGGATCGTGCCCGAACCCGTGGCCGTGGTCGTCGAGCTGGAGGCCGCCTTCGACCTGGGCTGA
- the ftsX gene encoding permease-like cell division protein FtsX, whose protein sequence is MPARWRYLFGEVGIGLRRNLLMTIATILTVTVTVTMVGASLLVQRQVAKAQDVLYEDVEVSIFLADAITPDQQQALEADLRAQPVVADVVYESKEEAFANAQELFADDPLILQDLSPDVLPASFRVQLTDPEEFGVISSLFSGRPGIDEIRDQREILDDFFTIMGKIREFVLYVAVLIALAAISLVATTIRLTAFARREQTAIMKLVGATNWYIRLPFVMEGVATASVGAVAAFLLLLAGMRFYVGDLREAIGFLPFIGTADVVAIFPLLLIGSILVGAVVSVLALRRFLAV, encoded by the coding sequence ATGCCTGCACGCTGGCGCTACCTGTTCGGCGAGGTCGGGATCGGCCTGCGCCGCAACCTGCTCATGACCATCGCGACGATCCTGACCGTCACGGTGACGGTGACCATGGTGGGCGCCAGCCTGCTGGTCCAGCGGCAGGTCGCGAAGGCCCAGGACGTCCTCTACGAGGACGTCGAGGTCTCCATCTTCCTGGCCGACGCGATCACCCCGGACCAGCAGCAGGCGCTCGAGGCCGACCTGCGGGCCCAGCCGGTGGTCGCCGACGTGGTCTACGAGTCGAAGGAGGAGGCGTTCGCGAACGCCCAGGAGCTGTTCGCCGACGACCCCCTGATCCTCCAGGACCTCTCGCCCGACGTGCTGCCGGCGTCGTTCCGCGTCCAGCTGACCGACCCCGAGGAGTTCGGCGTCATCTCCTCGCTGTTCAGCGGACGGCCGGGCATCGACGAGATCCGCGACCAGCGCGAGATCCTCGACGACTTCTTCACGATCATGGGCAAGATCCGCGAGTTCGTGCTGTACGTCGCGGTGCTGATCGCCCTGGCCGCCATCTCGCTGGTCGCCACCACGATCCGACTGACGGCGTTCGCCCGGCGTGAGCAGACCGCGATCATGAAGCTCGTCGGCGCCACGAACTGGTACATCCGGCTGCCGTTCGTGATGGAGGGCGTCGCCACCGCCAGCGTGGGCGCGGTCGCCGCGTTCCTCCTGCTGCTGGCCGGCATGCGCTTCTACGTCGGGGACCTCCGCGAGGCGATCGGCTTCTTGCCGTTCATCGGCACCGCCGACGTCGTCGCGATCTTCCCGCTCCTCCTGATCGGCTCGATCCTCGTCGGCGCCGTCGTCAGCGTGCTTGCCCTCCGCCGCTTCCTGGCCGTCTGA